Proteins from one Blattabacterium cuenoti genomic window:
- the rho gene encoding transcription termination factor Rho produces the protein MFDITELKSKKLFELQEIARSSGLKKCTQLRKNELLEKIISIFNNKKTSTHSSLNLKKEFKVRKKLESKNLFSEKKNINKNRNNGKKKLVFQENLKVSNSNLSENIKYQKKHQNFTHWKKNDKSESHISSHHHGTEEVSTKISSNKYRTPEYEFEGIIISEGVLEIMPENYGFLRSSDFNYLSSPDDIYVSQSQIRLFGMKTGDTIRGEVRPPKNGEKYFPLIKILEINGRPPSFIRERDPFEHLTPLFPNEKFKLAEKNATLSTRIVDLFTPIGKGQRGMIVAPPKTGKTTLLKEIANAIAANHPEVYLIILLIDERPEEVTDMQRNVKGEVIASTFDEPADRHVKVANIVLQKAKRMVECSHDVVILLDSITRLARAYNTVAPASGKVLSGGVDANALHRPKRFFGAARNIENGGSLSIIATAMIDTGSKMDEVIFEEFKGTGNKELQLDRKIANKRIYPAIDLVSSSTRKDDLLLDQNTLQRMWILRKHLSDMNSVEAMEFLRSRMSRTQNNEEFLISMNG, from the coding sequence ATGTTTGACATTACTGAATTAAAAAGTAAAAAACTTTTTGAATTACAGGAGATTGCTCGCTCTTCAGGATTAAAAAAATGTACACAATTACGAAAAAATGAACTCCTAGAGAAAATTATCTCCATTTTTAATAATAAAAAAACTTCTACACATTCTTCTTTAAATTTAAAGAAAGAATTTAAAGTTCGAAAAAAATTAGAATCAAAAAATTTATTTTCGGAAAAAAAAAATATAAATAAAAATAGAAATAATGGAAAAAAAAAATTAGTTTTTCAAGAAAATTTAAAAGTTTCTAATTCAAATTTATCAGAAAATATAAAATATCAAAAAAAACATCAAAATTTTACACATTGGAAAAAAAATGATAAATCTGAATCTCATATATCATCTCATCATCATGGTACAGAAGAAGTATCAACAAAAATTTCTTCGAATAAATATCGTACTCCTGAATACGAATTTGAGGGGATTATAATTAGTGAAGGAGTATTAGAAATTATGCCAGAAAATTATGGTTTTCTAAGATCTTCTGATTTTAATTATTTATCATCTCCTGATGATATTTATGTTTCTCAATCTCAAATTAGACTTTTTGGAATGAAAACAGGAGATACAATAAGAGGAGAAGTTCGACCACCTAAAAATGGAGAAAAATATTTTCCATTAATTAAAATCCTTGAAATAAATGGGAGACCACCTTCTTTTATAAGAGAAAGGGATCCTTTTGAACATTTAACTCCATTATTTCCTAATGAAAAATTTAAATTAGCTGAAAAAAATGCAACTCTTTCTACAAGAATAGTAGATCTTTTTACTCCTATAGGAAAAGGACAAAGAGGAATGATTGTTGCTCCTCCAAAAACAGGAAAAACTACTTTATTAAAAGAAATAGCTAATGCTATTGCAGCTAATCATCCTGAAGTTTATTTAATTATCTTATTAATTGATGAACGGCCAGAAGAAGTTACAGATATGCAAAGAAATGTAAAAGGAGAAGTTATCGCATCAACTTTTGATGAACCAGCAGATAGACATGTGAAAGTAGCTAATATTGTTTTACAAAAAGCAAAAAGAATGGTTGAATGTTCTCATGATGTAGTCATATTATTAGATTCTATTACACGTTTAGCACGTGCATATAATACTGTAGCTCCTGCATCTGGAAAAGTATTATCAGGTGGTGTAGATGCAAATGCTTTACATAGACCAAAAAGATTTTTTGGAGCAGCAAGAAATATAGAAAATGGAGGTTCTTTGTCTATTATTGCTACAGCTATGATCGATACAGGTTCAAAAATGGATGAAGTTATTTTTGAAGAATTTAAAGGAACAGGAAATAAAGAACTTCAATTAGATAGAAAAATAGCTAATAAGAGAATTTATCCGGCTATTGATTTAGTTTCTTCCAGTACAAGAAAAGATGATCTTTTATTAGATCAAAATACATTGCAAAGAATGTGGATTTTACGAAAGCATCTTTCTGATATGAATTCAGTGGAGGCTATGGAATTTTTAAGATCTAGAATGTCTAGAACTCAAAATAATGAAGAATTTTTAATATCTATGAATGGATAA
- a CDS encoding DUF4293 family protein: MLYRIQTLYLIISIFIYSIYLYYYYNYNINTFNTFNFISKTIFIFLCLILSILNILFFKKKKLQIFMNKINILLNSINLILLFNQKIFLKKNIYLFFILCICNILVLYICNKKIKKDIELIDSMNRIR; encoded by the coding sequence ATGTTATATAGAATACAAACATTATATCTAATTATTTCTATTTTTATTTATTCAATTTATTTATATTATTATTATAATTATAATATTAATACATTTAATACATTTAATTTTATTTCAAAAACAATTTTTATTTTTTTATGTTTAATTCTATCTATTTTAAATATTCTTTTTTTTAAAAAAAAAAAACTACAAATATTTATGAATAAAATAAATATACTTTTAAATAGTATTAATTTGATTCTTCTTTTTAATCAAAAAATTTTTCTAAAAAAAAATATATACCTTTTTTTTATTTTATGTATTTGTAACATATTGGTTTTATATATATGCAATAAAAAAATAAAAAAAGATATAGAATTAATCGATTCTATGAATAGAATACGATAA
- the prfA gene encoding peptide chain release factor 1 yields the protein MKKSSLVQKFEEYKKKFHEISKSIIQPNILSNQKKYKILLKKYLQLQKIVFLYERYNKKLSLLQEANFILKNDSDIELKELAYQEKNKILENLSSIEKESYDYFLFLSKEKITEDHRNVIIELRSGTGGDEACLFVEDILRMYTMYFKKSGWKYKIIHAQKGGIKGYKEIILDVNGNGKEGIYGNLKFESGVHRVQRIPKTESQGRVHTSAITVAVFPQVEDIEVNINLSDIKKDTFRSSGAGGQHVNKTESAVRLTHIPSKITVECQEERSQHKNFEKAINVLRARIYKIEKEKKLKKISIKRKSLVSTGDRSVKIRTYNYPKNRITDHRIHKSIYDLIGFMNGNIQEMINFLKFFEKKII from the coding sequence ATGAAAAAATCTTCATTAGTTCAAAAATTTGAAGAATATAAAAAAAAATTTCATGAAATTTCAAAATCTATTATTCAACCTAATATTTTATCTAATCAAAAAAAATATAAAATATTATTAAAAAAATATCTTCAACTTCAAAAAATAGTATTTCTTTATGAAAGATATAACAAAAAATTATCTTTATTACAAGAAGCAAATTTTATTTTAAAAAACGATTCAGATATTGAATTAAAAGAATTAGCTTATCAAGAAAAAAATAAAATTTTAGAAAATTTATCCTCTATTGAAAAAGAATCTTATGATTATTTTTTATTTCTTTCAAAAGAAAAAATAACAGAAGATCATAGAAATGTTATTATAGAACTACGTTCTGGAACAGGAGGAGATGAAGCTTGTCTTTTTGTAGAAGACATATTAAGAATGTATACAATGTATTTTAAAAAATCAGGTTGGAAATACAAAATTATACATGCACAAAAAGGAGGAATAAAAGGATATAAAGAAATTATTTTAGATGTAAATGGAAATGGAAAAGAAGGAATTTATGGAAATTTAAAATTTGAATCTGGAGTACATAGAGTACAAAGAATTCCAAAAACAGAGTCTCAAGGAAGAGTTCATACATCTGCTATAACAGTCGCTGTATTTCCTCAAGTAGAGGATATAGAAGTAAATATTAATTTATCTGATATAAAAAAAGATACTTTTAGATCTAGTGGAGCAGGAGGTCAACACGTTAATAAAACAGAATCTGCTGTACGATTAACCCATATTCCAAGTAAAATAACAGTAGAATGTCAAGAAGAACGATCTCAACATAAAAATTTTGAAAAAGCTATAAATGTTTTACGAGCAAGAATTTATAAAATTGAAAAAGAAAAAAAATTAAAAAAAATATCTATAAAAAGAAAATCTTTAGTCTCTACAGGAGATCGTTCTGTTAAAATACGAACCTATAATTATCCAAAAAATAGAATAACGGATCATAGAATTCATAAATCTATTTATGATCTAATAGGATTTATGAATGGAAATATTCAAGAAATGATTAATTTTTTAAAATTTTTTGAAAAAAAAATAATATAA
- the accC gene encoding acetyl-CoA carboxylase biotin carboxylase subunit, protein MFKKILIANRGEIALRIIRTAKEMGIKTVAVYSTVDKYSLHVYFADEAVCIGPAPPIQSYLNVPNLISAAEITNADAIHPGYGFLSENAYFSSMCHKHGIKFIGANPNNIIQMGNKILAKKTMKKAGISCLPGYNCFSENSYKEIEYFADKIGYPIIIKAVSGGGGKGIRSVFDKKSLKNSWEEAKKEAWSCFGKKDMYIEKLILNPRHIEIQIIGDKYGKVCHLSERDCSIQRRNQKLIEEAPSPFLTSSLRKKIGKEAIKAAEFIHYEGVGTMEFLVDKNKNFYFLEMNPRIQVEHAITEEITGVDLIQEQIFLANGKKISRKNNFYPKMYSIECRINAEEPYNNFRPVPGKITQMHLPGGKGVRVDTHIYAGYFITHYYDSMIAKIITTSKNRKETIEKMRRSLEEFIIEGIRTTIPFHRKILQNDDFLKGNYNTNFLDRIDLNLLLSNNY, encoded by the coding sequence ATGTTTAAAAAAATATTAATAGCTAATCGTGGAGAAATTGCTTTAAGAATTATACGAACAGCTAAAGAAATGGGTATTAAAACAGTAGCTGTTTATTCTACAGTAGATAAATATAGTCTTCATGTTTATTTTGCGGATGAAGCTGTATGTATTGGTCCAGCACCTCCAATTCAATCATATTTAAATGTTCCCAATTTAATTTCTGCAGCAGAAATTACAAATGCAGATGCTATTCATCCTGGATATGGATTTTTATCTGAAAATGCATATTTTTCATCCATGTGTCATAAACATGGAATTAAATTTATAGGAGCTAATCCAAATAATATAATTCAAATGGGAAATAAAATTTTAGCTAAAAAAACTATGAAAAAAGCAGGAATTTCTTGTTTACCTGGATATAATTGTTTTTCAGAAAATTCTTATAAAGAAATAGAATATTTTGCAGATAAAATAGGATATCCTATTATTATTAAAGCTGTTTCTGGAGGTGGAGGAAAAGGAATACGATCCGTTTTTGATAAAAAAAGTTTAAAAAATTCTTGGGAAGAAGCTAAAAAAGAAGCTTGGTCATGTTTTGGTAAAAAAGATATGTATATAGAAAAATTAATTTTAAATCCAAGACATATAGAAATACAAATTATAGGAGATAAATATGGAAAAGTATGTCATTTATCCGAAAGAGATTGTTCTATTCAAAGAAGAAATCAAAAACTTATAGAGGAAGCCCCTTCTCCATTTTTAACTTCATCTCTTAGAAAAAAAATAGGAAAAGAAGCAATTAAAGCTGCTGAATTTATTCATTATGAAGGAGTCGGAACTATGGAATTTTTAGTAGATAAAAATAAAAATTTTTATTTTTTAGAAATGAATCCGAGAATACAAGTAGAACATGCTATAACTGAAGAAATTACAGGGGTTGATTTAATTCAAGAACAAATATTTTTAGCTAATGGAAAAAAAATTTCTAGAAAAAATAATTTTTATCCAAAAATGTATTCAATAGAATGTAGAATTAATGCAGAAGAACCATATAATAATTTTAGACCAGTTCCAGGAAAAATTACTCAAATGCATTTACCAGGAGGAAAAGGAGTTCGTGTAGATACACATATTTATGCAGGATATTTTATTACACATTATTATGATTCTATGATTGCTAAAATTATTACTACATCAAAAAATAGAAAAGAAACTATTGAAAAAATGCGTCGTTCTTTAGAAGAATTTATAATAGAAGGAATTAGAACTACTATTCCTTTTCATCGAAAAATTCTGCAAAATGATGATTTTTTAAAAGGAAATTATAATACAAATTTTTTAGATAGAATAGATTTAAATTTATTATTATCAAATAATTATTAA
- the accB gene encoding acetyl-CoA carboxylase biotin carboxyl carrier protein, which produces MDFKKIKSLIQVISKSNISEIKIKIDNTKIYIKNKTFIKKNEKNLWNYSKISSSISDFSDRFSKIEKEENRNQYLTIKSPMIGTFYRKPHPDQEPFVKIGDKIKIGTKVCMIEAMKLFNDIESEVNGKIIKILVEDSTPVDYDQPLFLLDPNY; this is translated from the coding sequence ATGGATTTCAAAAAAATTAAGTCACTTATTCAAGTTATATCAAAATCAAATATTAGCGAAATAAAGATTAAAATAGATAATACTAAAATTTATATAAAAAATAAAACATTTATCAAAAAAAATGAAAAAAATTTATGGAATTATTCTAAAATTTCTTCCTCTATTTCTGATTTTTCTGATAGATTTTCTAAAATAGAAAAAGAAGAAAATAGAAATCAATATTTAACAATAAAATCTCCTATGATAGGAACATTTTATAGAAAACCTCATCCAGATCAAGAACCTTTTGTAAAAATAGGAGATAAAATAAAAATAGGAACAAAAGTTTGTATGATAGAAGCTATGAAATTATTTAATGATATTGAATCTGAAGTAAATGGAAAAATTATTAAAATTCTTGTAGAAGATTCTACTCCAGTCGATTATGATCAACCTTTATTTCTTTTAGATCCAAATTATTAA
- the rpmF gene encoding 50S ribosomal protein L32: protein MAHPKRRQSKSRRDKRRSHLKIKEPLLIKCSLTKKKHLYHHAYWHEKKLYYRGKIVYSKEE from the coding sequence ATGGCACATCCTAAAAGAAGACAATCTAAATCTAGAAGAGATAAAAGAAGGAGTCATTTAAAAATAAAAGAACCTTTATTAATAAAATGTTCTTTAACAAAGAAAAAACATTTATATCATCATGCTTATTGGCATGAAAAAAAACTTTATTATAGAGGAAAAATTGTGTACAGTAAAGAAGAATAA
- the proS gene encoding proline--tRNA ligase — MNKLTKRSQDYSKWYNEVVVKSGLAEFSGIRGFMIIKPYGYSLWERMKKELDKILKNTGHQNVYFPLLIPKSIFSKEKEHTKIFSEGCAIVTHYRLKKNKKEEELVIDFKSKLQEELVIRPTSESIIWKTYKRWIQSYRDLPILFNQWGNALRWEMKTRLFLRTNEFLWQEGHTAHSTKKEAIEEVKKILNIYTDFSKNFMAIPVLQGIKPYMDKFSGSEITYCIEALMQDGKALQIGTSHFLGQNFSKAFNVQFTNYNGKKEYVWSTSWGISTRLIGGLIMSHSDDKGLILPPKIAPIQIIIIPIYKNEEKVVIINNMIEKIISILEKNKIRVKYDNRRTFTPGWKFHEYEMKGVPIRISIGADEIKNEKIEIFRRDTYEKMYISYMNLTNFIPQLLNDIQKNIYQKALDRTKKLILKLDNYDDFKNQINNLGGFIFSHWDGTKNTCKKIQEETEATIRCIPLYNTEKEKGKCIYSGNTSFQRVVFSKSY, encoded by the coding sequence ATGAATAAATTAACTAAACGGAGTCAGGATTATTCAAAATGGTATAATGAAGTAGTCGTAAAATCTGGTTTAGCAGAATTTTCTGGGATACGTGGTTTTATGATTATAAAACCATATGGTTATTCTTTATGGGAAAGAATGAAAAAAGAATTAGATAAAATTCTCAAAAATACAGGACATCAAAATGTTTATTTTCCTTTACTAATTCCTAAATCTATTTTTTCAAAAGAAAAAGAACACACTAAAATATTTTCTGAAGGATGTGCTATTGTAACACATTATAGATTGAAAAAAAATAAAAAAGAAGAAGAATTAGTTATTGATTTTAAATCTAAATTACAAGAAGAATTAGTTATTAGACCTACCTCTGAAAGTATCATATGGAAAACTTATAAACGGTGGATTCAATCTTATAGAGATCTTCCAATTTTATTCAACCAATGGGGAAATGCATTAAGATGGGAAATGAAAACACGATTATTTTTAAGAACAAATGAATTCTTATGGCAAGAAGGTCATACTGCTCATTCTACAAAAAAAGAAGCAATAGAGGAAGTTAAAAAAATATTAAATATTTATACAGATTTTTCTAAAAATTTTATGGCAATTCCTGTTTTACAAGGAATTAAGCCATATATGGATAAATTTTCTGGATCAGAAATAACATATTGTATAGAAGCACTTATGCAAGATGGAAAAGCATTACAAATTGGTACTTCACATTTTTTAGGACAAAATTTTTCTAAAGCTTTTAATGTTCAATTTACTAATTATAATGGAAAAAAAGAATATGTATGGTCAACTTCTTGGGGAATATCTACTAGATTAATAGGAGGATTGATTATGTCTCATTCAGATGATAAAGGTTTAATTTTACCTCCTAAAATAGCTCCTATACAAATAATTATTATTCCTATATATAAAAATGAAGAAAAAGTTGTAATAATAAATAATATGATTGAAAAAATTATATCTATTTTAGAAAAAAACAAAATACGAGTAAAATATGATAATAGAAGAACATTTACTCCTGGATGGAAATTTCATGAATATGAAATGAAAGGAGTTCCTATAAGAATTAGTATAGGAGCAGATGAAATAAAAAATGAAAAAATAGAAATTTTTAGAAGAGATACATATGAAAAAATGTATATATCTTATATGAATTTAACAAATTTTATTCCTCAATTACTTAATGATATACAAAAAAATATTTATCAAAAAGCATTAGATAGAACTAAAAAATTGATTCTAAAATTAGATAATTATGATGATTTTAAAAATCAAATAAATAATTTAGGAGGTTTTATTTTTTCTCATTGGGATGGAACTAAAAATACATGTAAAAAAATTCAAGAAGAAACAGAAGCAACTATACGTTGTATCCCATTATATAATACAGAAAAAGAAAAAGGAAAATGTATATATTCTGGGAATACTTCTTTTCAAAGGGTTGTTTTTTCTAAATCTTATTGA
- a CDS encoding dihydroorotate oxidase, translating to MKKIDISTYINKIKLTSCIMNASGALCTTDKELSDLLNSSSGAIVTKSCTKKPRKGNIKPRYFEWNIGSINSMGLPNLGIDFYLNFFQNKKIKKPIFLSISGLSIEENFFLIKKANFSKKITAIELNLSCPNIKEEILGNNLYKISDFLESIFKFNKKPLGIKLPPFFKEKHIKNISLILNKFPIIFVTCINSLPNGIFIDINKENTVIKPKNGFGGIGGLIIKPFALSNIRKFYTFLRKDISIIGCGGISSGKDIFEHILCGASAVQIGTQFIKEGISVFDRLKKEFIIFLQKKNYSSINNFKGKLKNFQ from the coding sequence ATGAAAAAAATAGATATTTCTACTTACATAAATAAAATTAAACTTACATCATGTATTATGAATGCTTCAGGAGCTCTTTGTACTACAGATAAAGAATTATCTGACCTTTTGAACAGTTCTTCTGGTGCTATTGTTACAAAAAGTTGTACAAAAAAACCAAGAAAAGGAAATATAAAACCAAGATATTTTGAATGGAATATAGGAAGTATTAACTCTATGGGATTACCTAATCTAGGAATAGATTTTTATTTAAATTTTTTTCAAAATAAAAAAATAAAAAAACCTATTTTTCTTTCTATATCTGGATTATCAATAGAAGAAAATTTTTTTCTCATTAAAAAAGCTAATTTTTCTAAAAAAATTACAGCTATAGAATTAAATTTATCTTGTCCAAATATTAAAGAAGAAATATTAGGAAATAATTTATACAAAATTTCTGATTTTTTAGAAAGTATATTTAAATTTAATAAAAAACCTTTAGGAATTAAATTACCTCCTTTTTTTAAGGAAAAACATATTAAAAATATATCTTTAATTTTAAATAAATTTCCTATTATTTTTGTCACTTGTATTAATAGTTTACCTAATGGTATTTTTATTGATATAAATAAAGAAAATACTGTTATAAAACCAAAAAATGGATTTGGAGGAATAGGGGGATTAATTATAAAACCATTTGCATTATCCAATATTCGTAAATTTTATACTTTTCTTAGAAAAGATATTTCTATTATAGGATGTGGTGGTATTTCTTCTGGAAAAGATATTTTTGAGCATATATTATGTGGAGCTTCCGCAGTTCAAATTGGTACACAATTTATAAAAGAAGGAATTTCAGTATTTGATAGATTAAAAAAAGAATTTATCATTTTTTTGCAGAAAAAAAATTATTCATCTATAAATAATTTTAAAGGAAAATTAAAAAATTTTCAATAA
- the pyrF gene encoding orotidine-5'-phosphate decarboxylase encodes MKEKEQFFLKIYNLGIIKFGKFTLKSGMNSPIYIDFRPIASRPDFLIKLSDLLLNEVSSNNSNNFELICGVPYAALPIATTLSLRSKIPLIIKRKENKGYGTKRMIEGIYKKGQNCLLIEDVITSGDSLLKTIIDLEKEGLIIKYIMSILDREQGGIENIKKKGYNIRTLFRIGEVLKILEKKFFLKKKEIHTIQFFFSKKNRKNIQNKRISYEEKKKIISHPIGQKLIDITLKKKTNLIVSADLVYSKNILKLVHLIGDIICGLKLHVDIINDFSFSFINSLKNISIEKKFLLFEDRKLCDVGPTNYLQLHYGIYKISSWADIITTHVFAGSASIQNLKIPSNMGLITISEMSSYGRLSDDNYIRKVLNISLKNPKVIGTVAQRKVDDRLLLFTPGIHFSNSNNLGNTYIHPNQAFEKNGSDFIIVGKAIYQSKNPKIAAEKYRNAGWKAYENGL; translated from the coding sequence ATGAAAGAAAAAGAACAGTTCTTCTTAAAAATTTACAATTTAGGAATCATAAAATTTGGAAAGTTTACTTTAAAAAGCGGTATGAATTCTCCTATATATATAGATTTTCGTCCAATAGCTTCTAGACCAGATTTTTTAATAAAATTATCAGATTTACTTCTTAATGAAGTATCATCTAATAATTCTAATAATTTTGAACTAATTTGTGGAGTTCCTTACGCTGCTTTACCTATAGCTACAACTTTATCTTTACGATCTAAAATTCCATTAATTATTAAAAGAAAAGAAAATAAAGGTTATGGAACTAAACGTATGATTGAAGGTATTTATAAAAAAGGACAAAATTGTCTTCTTATAGAAGATGTCATAACAAGTGGAGATAGTTTACTAAAAACTATAATAGATCTTGAAAAAGAAGGATTGATTATAAAATATATTATGTCTATTTTGGATAGAGAACAAGGAGGAATAGAAAATATAAAAAAAAAAGGATATAATATAAGAACTTTATTTCGTATAGGAGAAGTATTAAAAATTTTAGAAAAAAAATTTTTTTTAAAAAAAAAAGAAATACATACAATTCAATTTTTTTTTAGTAAAAAAAATAGAAAAAATATTCAAAATAAACGTATTTCTTATGAAGAAAAAAAAAAGATAATTTCTCATCCTATAGGACAAAAACTTATTGATATAACATTGAAAAAAAAAACAAATTTAATAGTTTCTGCAGATTTAGTATATTCTAAAAATATATTAAAATTAGTCCATTTAATTGGAGACATAATTTGTGGATTAAAACTTCATGTAGATATAATTAATGATTTTTCATTTTCATTTATAAATTCTCTTAAAAATATTTCTATAGAAAAAAAATTTTTATTATTTGAAGATAGAAAATTATGTGATGTCGGTCCTACTAATTATCTTCAATTACATTATGGAATATATAAAATTTCTTCTTGGGCAGATATTATTACTACACATGTATTTGCTGGAAGTGCAAGTATACAAAATTTGAAGATTCCTTCTAATATGGGATTAATTACAATATCGGAGATGTCTTCTTATGGTAGATTATCCGATGATAATTATATCCGAAAAGTATTAAATATTTCTTTAAAAAATCCAAAAGTTATTGGAACTGTTGCACAAAGAAAAGTAGACGATAGATTACTTTTATTTACACCTGGAATTCATTTTTCTAATTCAAATAACTTAGGAAATACTTATATTCATCCTAATCAAGCTTTTGAAAAAAATGGAAGTGATTTTATTATTGTAGGAAAAGCTATTTATCAGTCTAAAAATCCAAAAATAGCAGCAGAAAAATATAGAAATGCAGGATGGAAAGCATATGAAAATGGACTATAA
- a CDS encoding MarC family protein, whose protein sequence is MEWINSLISCFMILFSIIDILGNAPIIMGFKSKGNIIDTKKVIITSLIIFLSFLFLGQPMLKIIGVDVHSFSVAGSIVLFLIGLEMILGVDFHKVTENAQTSIVPIAFPLIAGPGSLTTLISLRTTYDVNIILLSLILNMIVVYFVIDRCDFIAEKIGNNGLDILKKIFGIVLLAFAVKIFGANASQLFQ, encoded by the coding sequence ATGGAATGGATAAATTCATTAATTAGTTGTTTTATGATACTTTTTAGCATTATAGATATATTAGGAAACGCTCCAATTATTATGGGGTTTAAATCAAAAGGTAATATAATAGATACTAAAAAAGTTATAATTACTTCTCTTATTATATTCTTATCTTTCTTATTTTTAGGACAACCTATGTTAAAAATTATTGGAGTAGATGTTCATTCTTTTTCTGTTGCAGGATCTATAGTATTATTTTTAATTGGGTTAGAGATGATATTGGGAGTAGATTTTCATAAGGTTACAGAAAATGCGCAAACTTCTATTGTTCCAATAGCTTTTCCTCTTATAGCTGGACCTGGATCTTTAACTACATTAATTTCATTAAGAACAACTTATGATGTAAATATTATTCTTTTATCTTTAATACTTAATATGATAGTTGTTTATTTTGTAATAGATAGATGTGATTTTATAGCAGAAAAAATAGGAAATAATGGTTTAGACATTCTTAAAAAAATATTTGGAATTGTTTTATTAGCATTTGCCGTTAAAATTTTTGGAGCAAATGCTAGTCAATTATTTCAATAA
- the fbp gene encoding class 1 fructose-bisphosphatase: protein MYTLGEFIIENRDYFSYSTESLLRLFSSIKLASKAIHKEVNKAGLTTEIIGSSGVINIQGENQKKLDDFAHRAFLESFKNRNVVCGIASEEAKDFIVINNKDKKENFLQNQYIVLIDPLDGSSNIDVNVSIGTIFSVYIKKSPIQMDVTIEDFLQQGNKQILAGYIIYGSSTILVYSTGNGVHGFTLDPSVGTFYLSHYNIHFPVKEKIYSINEGNYAKFSNGIRKFIRYCQEKKDNRPYTARYIGSLVGDFHRNIIQGGIYIYPKTASYPEGKLRLLYECNPIAFLTEQAGGKASDGKNSILDIEPKELHQRTPFICGPIGMVSQLEKFMNNFG, encoded by the coding sequence ATGTATACATTAGGAGAGTTTATTATAGAAAATCGAGATTATTTTTCGTATTCAACTGAATCTTTATTGCGATTATTTAGTTCTATTAAGTTAGCTTCTAAAGCTATTCATAAAGAAGTTAATAAAGCAGGATTAACTACAGAAATTATAGGTAGTTCTGGAGTAATTAACATTCAAGGAGAAAATCAAAAAAAATTAGATGATTTTGCTCATAGAGCTTTTCTTGAATCTTTTAAAAATAGAAATGTAGTTTGTGGAATAGCTTCTGAAGAAGCTAAAGATTTTATAGTGATAAATAATAAAGATAAAAAAGAAAATTTTTTACAAAATCAATATATTGTTTTAATAGATCCACTTGATGGATCTTCTAATATAGACGTTAATGTATCTATTGGAACTATATTTTCCGTATATATAAAAAAATCTCCTATTCAAATGGATGTAACAATAGAAGATTTTTTACAACAAGGAAATAAACAAATTCTTGCAGGATATATTATTTATGGATCTTCAACTATATTAGTATACAGTACTGGAAATGGAGTACATGGATTTACTTTAGATCCTTCAGTTGGTACTTTTTATTTATCTCATTATAATATTCATTTTCCTGTAAAAGAAAAAATTTATTCTATTAATGAAGGAAATTATGCAAAATTTTCTAATGGAATTAGAAAATTTATAAGATATTGTCAAGAAAAAAAAGATAATCGTCCTTATACAGCAAGATATATTGGATCTTTAGTTGGTGATTTTCATAGAAATATAATACAAGGAGGAATATATATTTATCCTAAAACAGCTTCTTATCCAGAAGGAAAATTAAGATTGCTTTATGAATGTAATCCTATAGCTTTTTTAACAGAACAAGCTGGAGGAAAAGCTTCTGATGGAAAAAATAGTATTCTAGATATAGAACCAAAAGAATTACATCAAAGAACTCCATTTATATGTGGCCCCATAGGAATGGTGTCTCAATTAGAAAAATTTATGAACAATTTTGGATAA